A stretch of the Acidimicrobiales bacterium genome encodes the following:
- a CDS encoding acyl-CoA synthetase, which yields MEANLADLFEFAADTFADRQYLVAEGKRRTYREMEARANRLAHHLAEQGVKAGDHVGIYALNSVEWVESLWAIFKLRAVWININYRYVADELRYIFNNADLVGLIHAREFAPRVGEVGDVLGNIRFTLVIDDGSGHPDGRSDAVDYEKALASQSEERDFAPRSPSDRYILYTGGTTGMPKGVVWRHEDVFYALGGGIDALTNERVADPGDLTRNGAAVDPLTFLPIAPLMHGATQWGVMGQSFRGNKIVLVSRFDPKQVWELVGQERVNSLFITGDAMARPLVDALDEAGASYDTSSLVSLSSTAAVFSPSVKEDFFRHFPNIIMTDSIGSSEGGANGVSYVSSGATEMKGGPTVKGLLDTVVLDDSGQIVPPGSGVIGRVARRGNIPLEYYKDPVKTAETFITVDGVRYAVPGDFASVEADGSITLLGRGSVSINSGGEKIFPEEVESALKSHPAVFDATVVGTPDERWGQRVTAVVQFRDGTQATLDELQEHCRSKIAGYKVPRELHVVGSIQRSPSGKPDYQWAKNVALTASDS from the coding sequence GTGGAGGCGAACCTGGCCGATCTTTTCGAATTCGCAGCCGACACCTTCGCTGACAGGCAGTACCTCGTAGCAGAGGGGAAGCGGCGCACCTACCGGGAGATGGAGGCACGCGCCAACCGGCTCGCCCACCACCTCGCCGAGCAAGGGGTGAAGGCCGGCGACCACGTCGGCATCTACGCGCTGAACTCGGTCGAATGGGTCGAGTCGCTCTGGGCGATCTTCAAGCTGCGTGCGGTCTGGATCAACATCAACTACCGGTACGTCGCCGACGAGCTGCGGTACATCTTCAACAATGCCGACCTGGTCGGGCTCATCCACGCCCGTGAGTTCGCTCCCCGCGTTGGCGAGGTTGGCGACGTCCTCGGGAACATCCGATTCACCCTGGTCATCGACGACGGGTCGGGGCATCCCGACGGGCGTTCCGACGCCGTCGACTACGAGAAGGCTCTCGCCTCCCAGTCGGAGGAACGCGACTTTGCTCCGAGGTCGCCGTCCGACCGCTACATCCTCTACACCGGCGGGACGACCGGCATGCCGAAGGGCGTGGTCTGGCGCCACGAGGACGTCTTCTATGCGCTCGGCGGAGGCATCGACGCTCTCACCAACGAGAGAGTCGCCGACCCGGGAGACCTAACCCGCAACGGAGCGGCCGTGGATCCGCTTACCTTCCTTCCGATAGCCCCGCTGATGCACGGAGCGACGCAGTGGGGCGTGATGGGTCAGAGCTTCCGCGGCAACAAGATCGTCCTGGTTTCCCGCTTCGACCCCAAGCAGGTCTGGGAGCTGGTCGGGCAGGAGCGGGTGAACTCGCTGTTCATCACCGGTGACGCCATGGCGCGGCCACTCGTCGATGCGCTCGACGAGGCGGGAGCTTCTTACGACACGTCGTCGCTCGTGTCGCTCAGCTCCACCGCGGCAGTGTTCTCGCCGTCGGTGAAGGAGGACTTCTTCCGCCATTTTCCGAACATCATCATGACCGACTCGATCGGTAGCTCCGAGGGGGGCGCCAACGGGGTTTCCTACGTTTCGAGCGGTGCGACCGAGATGAAGGGCGGCCCGACTGTCAAGGGACTCCTCGACACCGTCGTCCTCGACGACAGCGGCCAGATCGTCCCGCCCGGCTCCGGCGTCATCGGTCGTGTCGCCCGGAGAGGCAACATCCCCCTCGAGTACTACAAGGACCCGGTGAAGACCGCGGAGACCTTCATTACCGTGGACGGGGTCCGTTATGCGGTCCCCGGCGACTTCGCGTCAGTCGAAGCTGACGGCTCGATCACCCTGCTCGGGCGCGGTTCGGTTTCGATCAACTCCGGTGGCGAGAAGATCTTCCCCGAGGAGGTCGAGTCGGCGCTCAAGTCGCACCCGGCCGTCTTCGACGCAACCGTGGTCGGAACACCCGATGAGAGGTGGGGACAGCGGGTCACGGCCGTGGTGCAGTTCCGCGACGGCACCCAGGCGACCCTCGACGAGCTGCAGGAGCACTGCCGTTCGAAGATCGCCGGCTACAAGGTCCCCCGCGAGCTCCACGTCGTGGGCTCCATCCAGCGTTCCCCCAGCGGCAAGCCCGACTACCAGTGGGCGAAGAACGTCGCCCTCACCGCCTCGGACTCCTAA
- a CDS encoding acyl-CoA dehydrogenase family protein, whose protein sequence is MYIAYTDEQEALRKELRSYYERLLTPEVEAELAESHGVGPALRKVVRQMGEDGWLGIGWPKEWGGQGRSAIEQFVFFDESMRAGAPVPMLTINTVGPTIMNFGTDEQRQHFVPKILRGEIHFCIGYTEPGAGTDLAGLVTSAVRDGDEYVINGQKVFTSLAGDADYIWLAVRTDPDAKKHKGISIFAVPMNTPGITVTPMRLLSEHDINHTYFDDVRVPATCRIGAENEGWGLITNQLNHERVTLCSSGVIERSLDEVVTWARNNRLADGSRVIDQPWVQLNLAKVRAKLEFLRLINWKVAWTATQGQLAVADASTTKVFGTEFYLEAFRLLMEVIGERSYLKDGSADGVRGHLERSYRSLLILTFGGGTNEIQRDLIAMFGLGFPRASR, encoded by the coding sequence GTGTACATCGCCTATACCGACGAGCAGGAGGCACTTCGCAAGGAGTTGCGCTCCTATTACGAGAGGCTGCTGACGCCTGAAGTCGAGGCCGAGCTCGCCGAGAGCCATGGAGTCGGTCCCGCACTCCGGAAGGTCGTCCGCCAGATGGGCGAGGACGGTTGGCTCGGCATCGGCTGGCCGAAGGAATGGGGCGGCCAGGGTCGCTCGGCGATCGAGCAGTTCGTGTTCTTCGACGAGTCGATGCGCGCCGGTGCGCCCGTGCCTATGTTGACCATCAACACTGTGGGCCCGACGATCATGAACTTCGGGACCGACGAGCAGAGGCAACACTTCGTTCCGAAGATCCTTCGAGGGGAGATCCACTTCTGCATCGGCTACACCGAGCCCGGGGCCGGAACCGACCTGGCCGGGCTGGTGACGAGCGCGGTGCGAGACGGCGACGAGTACGTGATCAACGGACAGAAGGTGTTCACCAGCTTGGCTGGCGATGCCGACTACATCTGGCTCGCCGTCCGCACCGACCCTGATGCCAAGAAGCACAAGGGAATCTCCATCTTCGCGGTCCCGATGAACACCCCGGGGATCACCGTCACGCCGATGCGCCTGCTCAGTGAGCACGACATCAACCACACATACTTCGACGACGTAAGGGTTCCGGCCACGTGCCGCATCGGCGCCGAGAACGAGGGTTGGGGCCTGATCACCAACCAGCTCAACCATGAGCGCGTCACTCTTTGCTCATCAGGGGTCATCGAAAGGTCGCTCGACGAGGTTGTCACCTGGGCAAGGAACAATCGCCTCGCCGACGGGAGCCGCGTCATCGACCAGCCGTGGGTCCAGCTCAACTTGGCCAAGGTCAGGGCGAAGCTCGAGTTTCTTCGCCTGATCAACTGGAAGGTCGCGTGGACCGCGACACAAGGCCAGCTTGCAGTCGCCGACGCCTCGACGACCAAGGTGTTCGGCACGGAGTTCTACCTCGAGGCCTTCCGCCTCCTCATGGAGGTCATCGGCGAGCGCTCCTACCTCAAGGACGGCTCCGCTGATGGGGTGCGGGGGCACCTGGAGCGCTCTTACAGGAGCCTTCTGATCCTCACGTTCGGCGGAGGCACCAACGAGATCCAGCGGGACCTCATCGCAATGTTCGGGCTCGGCTTCCCACGGGCCTCAAGGTAG
- a CDS encoding NAD-dependent epimerase/dehydratase family protein, whose amino-acid sequence MAELEGQRILVVGATGMVAGPVVRSLAAKNEVWGAARFRNAKARSELEEHGVRTATLDLANPDFSQLPHDVDYVINLSVSHAPDFSAALASNAENLGLLMAHYKDVKAFLHCSSTGVYQPNGAHKMREDDPLGDNHRSLLTTYSISKIAAEAVARLSARLHGVPTIIPRLNVPYGEAVAWPSMHLECILAGAPIQVLPGEETVYSPIHSDDIIRQIPLLLGAAAVPAVTVNWAGQDVVSVQEWCRYLGSLVGAEPVFEETTAALPSVAIDTTYMEELIGPAEVRWRDGMRRMVESSHPEKLKPAG is encoded by the coding sequence ATGGCAGAACTAGAAGGACAACGGATCCTGGTCGTGGGGGCTACCGGGATGGTGGCGGGCCCGGTTGTCAGGAGCCTCGCGGCCAAGAACGAGGTGTGGGGTGCCGCCCGGTTCCGTAACGCGAAAGCGCGATCCGAGCTCGAGGAGCATGGCGTCAGGACTGCCACGCTTGACCTGGCGAACCCCGACTTTTCCCAGCTGCCGCACGACGTTGACTACGTGATCAACCTTTCGGTCAGCCACGCTCCCGATTTTTCGGCTGCACTGGCTTCCAATGCCGAGAACCTGGGGCTGCTGATGGCTCACTACAAGGACGTCAAGGCCTTCCTGCACTGCAGCTCGACCGGGGTATACCAGCCGAACGGCGCACACAAGATGCGCGAGGACGACCCCCTCGGGGACAACCATCGTTCGTTGCTGACCACTTACTCGATCTCCAAGATCGCCGCCGAGGCGGTCGCCAGGTTGAGCGCCCGGCTTCACGGGGTGCCGACCATCATCCCGCGCCTGAACGTGCCGTACGGCGAGGCCGTCGCCTGGCCGTCGATGCACCTGGAGTGCATCCTGGCCGGCGCCCCGATCCAGGTGCTTCCGGGCGAGGAGACCGTCTACTCGCCGATCCACAGCGACGACATCATCCGCCAGATCCCACTCCTGCTCGGGGCGGCTGCTGTGCCGGCGGTGACGGTCAACTGGGCGGGCCAGGATGTTGTCAGCGTCCAGGAGTGGTGCCGCTACCTCGGGAGCCTGGTCGGAGCGGAACCGGTATTCGAGGAGACCACAGCTGCGCTGCCCTCGGTCGCCATCGACACCACCTACATGGAGGAGCTGATCGGCCCCGCAGAGGTCCGGTGGCGGGACGGCATGCGGCGCATGGTGGAGTCGAGCCACCCCGAAAAGCTCAAGCCTGCCGGCTAG
- a CDS encoding class I adenylate-forming enzyme family protein, with protein sequence MANRGGEAAALRWEEDRLLPRPTRTALTGAGAPFEMRPENVLGATMPVFAQRFRTAPEMLASAAERLGDQPFLIFPDRTYTYRSIHDPIAAMAGALRDGFGIEPGDRVGIVAANIPGHAVTAWAAIAIGAVVVELNGWWTGPELLHGIGLARPKVLFGDRRRLERLPAGSVDVPVVCFEDDFDRLRAKWDGSPRPSGTTGEDDPLCILFTSGTTGRSKGAVLSHRCHVNMMQQAALQGAVGLSLEPPSSQAEAPSGPQISLGVSPMFHISGFSVALIGGPYIGSTIAYPPPGRWDPEVHLEMTERFKASAWSIVPTQLWRLLEHPRIDEFDLSSLRRVGGGGSTFQPELWRKVREKLPQVSRMATGYGMTETCGAGTHQDGRAAVKHPDAVGAPVPGYEICIRGVDGDLLSAGEIGQIHLRGPSNFLGYWDNVEATEAALDSDRWYRTGELGRIEHGLLFLEGRGTDLIIRGGENVYPIEIENRLIEHPGIAEAIVIGVPDRVLGEEVKAVVVPQPGALIDLDGIQAWVGETLAKYKVPTQLDVRSELPHNAAGKVLKQLLKTDPNRVASQITFQEE encoded by the coding sequence ATGGCCAACAGAGGAGGGGAGGCGGCGGCGCTCCGCTGGGAGGAGGACCGCCTGCTTCCCCGCCCGACCCGCACCGCGTTGACCGGGGCCGGTGCGCCATTCGAGATGCGCCCGGAGAACGTTCTCGGGGCGACGATGCCCGTGTTCGCGCAACGGTTCCGAACCGCCCCCGAGATGCTCGCCTCGGCAGCCGAACGGCTCGGCGATCAACCGTTTCTGATCTTTCCGGACCGGACCTACACCTACCGGAGCATTCACGATCCGATCGCCGCCATGGCCGGGGCGCTCCGAGACGGCTTCGGCATAGAACCGGGCGACAGGGTCGGCATCGTGGCGGCGAACATCCCTGGTCATGCAGTGACCGCATGGGCGGCCATCGCGATAGGCGCGGTCGTCGTTGAGCTCAACGGATGGTGGACCGGGCCCGAGCTTCTTCACGGGATCGGGCTGGCCCGGCCCAAGGTGCTGTTCGGAGACCGGCGAAGGCTCGAGCGACTGCCGGCTGGCTCGGTGGACGTACCGGTTGTCTGCTTCGAGGACGACTTCGACCGGTTGAGGGCGAAGTGGGACGGCAGCCCGCGGCCGAGCGGCACAACTGGCGAGGACGACCCCCTCTGCATCCTCTTCACCAGCGGAACAACCGGGAGATCGAAAGGAGCGGTGCTGAGCCACCGCTGTCACGTCAACATGATGCAGCAGGCCGCTCTCCAAGGCGCCGTCGGGTTGTCGCTGGAACCGCCTTCTAGCCAGGCGGAGGCACCTTCGGGTCCGCAGATCTCGCTTGGCGTCTCGCCCATGTTCCACATCTCGGGCTTCTCCGTGGCGCTGATCGGCGGCCCCTACATCGGGTCGACGATCGCCTATCCGCCGCCGGGGCGTTGGGATCCCGAGGTCCATCTCGAGATGACCGAGAGGTTCAAGGCCTCCGCCTGGTCGATCGTGCCCACCCAGCTCTGGCGGCTGCTCGAGCATCCAAGGATCGACGAGTTCGATCTCTCCTCGCTCCGGAGAGTTGGAGGAGGGGGATCGACCTTCCAGCCGGAGTTGTGGCGCAAGGTGAGGGAGAAGCTTCCGCAGGTGAGCCGGATGGCCACCGGCTATGGCATGACCGAGACTTGCGGCGCCGGAACCCACCAGGACGGCCGCGCCGCGGTCAAGCACCCCGACGCAGTAGGCGCGCCGGTGCCGGGCTACGAGATCTGTATCCGGGGGGTCGACGGGGACCTCCTCTCCGCCGGCGAGATCGGCCAGATCCACTTGCGCGGCCCGAGCAACTTCCTTGGCTACTGGGACAATGTGGAAGCGACCGAAGCCGCGTTGGACTCTGATCGCTGGTACCGGACCGGTGAGCTCGGCCGGATCGAGCACGGGCTTCTGTTCCTCGAGGGTCGCGGGACCGACCTGATCATCCGAGGTGGCGAAAACGTCTACCCGATCGAGATCGAGAACCGCCTGATCGAGCATCCGGGTATCGCCGAGGCGATTGTCATCGGAGTTCCGGACCGGGTGCTCGGCGAGGAAGTGAAAGCGGTCGTAGTCCCTCAACCGGGCGCGCTGATCGACCTCGACGGCATCCAGGCTTGGGTCGGGGAGACGCTCGCCAAGTACAAAGTGCCGACCCAGCTCGACGTCCGATCGGAATTGCCCCACAACGCGGCCGGAAAAGTACTGAAACAGTTACTGAAGACAGACCCGAACCGAGTCGCGTCCCAAATCACATTCCAGGAGGAGTGA
- a CDS encoding TetR family transcriptional regulator — protein MTSPAVSSEPPKGARLSANQANRRRRVIAAATELASEGGYDLVQMRDVAARADVALGTIYRYFESKDQLLAAALAEWTGELERGLDDRPAAGDTPEARVVDVIRRASRPIERNQMLSSALVTAVAGPDQGTHVYQAEIHEILMRILETALFDVEKERRDAVVRILCDVWFAALIGWVHGWRAVTSVRDELEFAGRFLLAGA, from the coding sequence GTGACATCGCCGGCGGTCTCGTCCGAGCCGCCGAAGGGAGCACGACTCAGCGCCAACCAGGCGAACCGTCGGCGGCGGGTGATCGCCGCGGCGACCGAGCTTGCTTCCGAGGGCGGCTACGACCTGGTTCAAATGCGCGACGTCGCTGCCAGGGCCGACGTCGCGCTCGGAACCATCTACCGGTACTTCGAGTCGAAGGACCAGCTCCTCGCCGCTGCTCTCGCGGAGTGGACCGGGGAACTGGAGCGAGGTCTCGACGATCGACCCGCCGCCGGCGACACCCCCGAAGCTCGCGTCGTGGACGTGATCCGCCGCGCCAGCCGGCCGATCGAGCGCAACCAGATGCTCAGCTCAGCCCTGGTGACCGCGGTCGCCGGCCCCGATCAGGGAACTCACGTTTACCAGGCGGAGATCCACGAGATCCTGATGCGGATACTCGAAACAGCCTTATTCGACGTGGAAAAAGAGCGACGGGACGCGGTCGTAAGGATCCTCTGCGACGTTTGGTTCGCCGCGCTGATCGGATGGGTCCATGGCTGGCGGGCCGTCACCAGCGTCAGAGACGAACTCGAATTCGCCGGGCGCTTCCTTCTCGCCGGCGCGTAG
- a CDS encoding acyl-CoA dehydrogenase family protein: MDFSFSEEQSAVVESARQLFDGHLTDARRAEVESGDDGFDQTLWKALAAGNLLGLAVGTDEGGSGFGFGEVAVLLEEAGRAAAPVPLWASLVLGGLPVARFGSPELRSELLAPMAAGDLVLTAGLVEIGTDPEHPTTVAKRTSSGWELHGTKMCVPAGTIAGWVLVPAATEQGETIVAVVDPSSEGVEVTRLDTTTGIPEARLDLNGAVVAENRILGGSEVLSWLLPRATAGLCSLMAGTCRSAVALTAEYARSRQQFGRVIASFQAVGQRAADAYIDAEAVELTSRQAAWRLAEDRPADEQVAIAKFWAADGGQRVVHAAQHLHGGVGVDRTYPLHRYFLAAKQLELTLGGATTSLVRLGALIAAGEA, encoded by the coding sequence GTGGACTTCTCATTCAGCGAAGAGCAGTCAGCCGTAGTCGAATCCGCCCGGCAGCTGTTCGACGGTCATCTCACCGATGCCCGAAGGGCGGAGGTGGAATCGGGCGATGACGGATTCGACCAGACCCTCTGGAAGGCCCTCGCCGCAGGCAACCTGCTCGGCCTTGCCGTCGGAACCGACGAGGGAGGAAGCGGCTTTGGGTTCGGCGAGGTGGCGGTCCTTCTCGAGGAGGCCGGCCGGGCAGCCGCGCCGGTCCCTCTTTGGGCGTCGCTCGTACTCGGTGGGCTTCCCGTCGCCAGGTTCGGCTCGCCGGAGCTGCGCTCTGAACTGCTCGCTCCGATGGCCGCCGGTGATCTGGTGCTCACTGCCGGGTTGGTCGAGATCGGAACCGACCCGGAGCATCCGACGACAGTCGCAAAGCGGACCTCGTCTGGGTGGGAGCTGCACGGAACGAAGATGTGCGTGCCCGCCGGAACAATCGCCGGATGGGTACTGGTGCCGGCCGCGACCGAACAGGGCGAGACGATCGTTGCTGTCGTCGACCCGTCGTCGGAAGGTGTCGAGGTGACTCGCCTGGACACCACGACGGGAATCCCCGAAGCCCGCCTCGACCTCAACGGGGCCGTCGTGGCGGAAAACAGGATCCTCGGAGGCAGCGAAGTTCTGTCGTGGCTGCTCCCGCGGGCCACCGCCGGCCTTTGCTCGCTCATGGCCGGAACCTGCAGGTCGGCGGTGGCGCTCACCGCCGAGTACGCCCGCTCGCGCCAGCAGTTCGGCCGGGTCATCGCCAGCTTCCAGGCGGTCGGGCAGCGGGCCGCCGACGCGTACATCGATGCCGAGGCCGTCGAGCTGACCTCGCGACAGGCAGCTTGGAGGCTCGCCGAAGACCGGCCGGCCGACGAGCAGGTAGCGATCGCGAAGTTCTGGGCGGCGGACGGCGGGCAGCGGGTCGTCCACGCCGCCCAGCACCTGCATGGCGGCGTCGGGGTCGACCGGACGTATCCCCTGCACCGTTATTTCCTTGCCGCCAAGCAGCTCGAGCTGACCCTCGGCGGCGCGACCACCAGCCTTGTACGGCTCGGCGCCCTGATCGCCGCCGGCGAGGCCTGA
- a CDS encoding nuclear transport factor 2 family protein — protein sequence MTLLDLQEMSDRIEIQDLLARYTDAIDRRDWDALDRVFTEDARIDYTAVGGAAGNLPEIKKFLDDSFKLFASSQHLIGSSVVDIAGDEATARTICHNPMVFKGGNDPQLLVCGIWYRDRLVRTPQGWRIAERVEESSYMKEIPAWNK from the coding sequence GTGACCTTGCTCGACCTTCAGGAGATGTCCGACCGCATCGAGATCCAGGATCTTCTCGCTCGCTACACCGACGCAATCGATCGCCGCGACTGGGATGCTCTCGACCGCGTCTTCACCGAGGATGCTCGAATCGACTACACCGCAGTCGGAGGAGCCGCGGGGAATCTCCCCGAGATCAAAAAGTTCCTCGACGACAGCTTCAAGCTGTTCGCGTCCTCGCAGCATCTGATCGGCTCCAGCGTCGTCGACATCGCCGGAGACGAGGCGACCGCGCGCACCATCTGCCACAACCCGATGGTGTTCAAAGGGGGCAACGACCCGCAGTTGCTCGTTTGCGGGATCTGGTACCGAGACCGGCTGGTCCGGACCCCGCAGGGCTGGCGTATTGCAGAGCGCGTTGAAGAGAGTTCCTACATGAAGGAGATACCCGCGTGGAACAAGTGA
- a CDS encoding crotonase/enoyl-CoA hydratase family protein — protein sequence MEQVTADSTVVDQVIVERSGPTMVLTLNRPKRMNAFTGSMLVTLVEAYDEAAANDGIRCIILTGAGGNFSSGADLKAMAGNSDEEGARADAAEKIAADPDLLWRGFLKIDRPPKPIIAAVEGVAIAGGTEILLGTDIRVAGESARFGVSEVRWSLYPMAGSAVRLPRQIPYTAAAEILLTGKHITASEAKDLGLVGHVVPDGQALAKAHEIAEQIGRNGPLAVEAVLKTLRTSGGVPETDAFAEEWPRGQAVFASEDAKEGPKAFAEKRIPNFQRR from the coding sequence GTGGAACAAGTGACCGCCGACTCCACGGTCGTCGACCAAGTCATCGTTGAGCGGTCGGGGCCGACCATGGTTTTGACCCTGAACCGCCCGAAGCGCATGAACGCGTTCACCGGCTCCATGCTGGTGACCCTCGTCGAGGCGTATGACGAGGCGGCCGCCAACGACGGCATCCGCTGCATCATCCTCACCGGCGCGGGCGGAAACTTCTCCTCCGGCGCCGACCTAAAAGCGATGGCCGGCAACTCCGACGAGGAAGGTGCCCGAGCCGACGCTGCAGAGAAGATCGCCGCGGATCCGGACCTGTTGTGGCGCGGCTTCCTCAAGATCGATCGGCCGCCGAAGCCGATCATCGCCGCAGTCGAAGGTGTCGCCATCGCAGGCGGGACCGAGATCCTTCTCGGCACCGACATCCGCGTCGCGGGCGAAAGCGCTCGCTTCGGCGTGTCGGAGGTCCGGTGGTCGCTCTACCCGATGGCAGGCTCGGCGGTGCGCCTTCCGCGACAGATCCCGTACACCGCCGCAGCGGAGATACTCCTCACTGGCAAGCACATCACGGCGTCCGAAGCGAAGGATCTCGGCCTGGTCGGCCACGTTGTTCCCGACGGCCAGGCGCTCGCCAAGGCGCATGAGATCGCCGAGCAGATCGGACGCAACGGGCCCCTCGCTGTGGAGGCCGTGCTGAAGACACTCCGGACCTCCGGGGGGGTCCCGGAGACGGACGCCTTCGCCGAGGAGTGGCCGCGGGGCCAGGCGGTCTTCGCGAGCGAGGACGCCAAGGAAGGTCCGAAGGCTTTCGCAGAGAAACGCATCCCGAACTTCCAGCGGAGATGA
- a CDS encoding cytochrome P450: MSNLALTEGFDVTDPDRIQGGIPFEELAALRASDPVWWNRQPAGYGFDDGGFWLLTRHADVREVSLKPELFSSSENTAIIRFAEGMSREDIEMQRVIMLNVDPPDHTKLRRIVSRGFTPRAIRMIEEALSERAEKIVQEAASRGSGDFVTDVACELPLQAIAELIGVPQEERSKIFDWSNQMIAYDDPEYDIDPVIASAELINYAMALGQDRTEKPRDDIVTKLVSADVDGRGLTPDEFAFFVLLLAVAGNETTRNAITHGMMAFFDFPDQWELYKAERPATTADEVVRWATPVVIFQRTALEETSIGGVDIKGGQRVGLCYSAANRDPEVFDNPEIFDITRDPNPHVGFGGGGPHYCLGANLAKVEINLMFNALGDHMPDVAPAGGARRLRSPWINGIKELPVRYHR; encoded by the coding sequence GTGAGCAACTTGGCGTTGACGGAGGGTTTCGACGTAACCGACCCCGATCGGATTCAGGGAGGCATTCCCTTCGAGGAGCTCGCCGCCCTTCGCGCGTCGGATCCCGTTTGGTGGAACCGTCAGCCTGCCGGCTACGGATTCGACGATGGGGGCTTCTGGCTCCTGACCCGCCACGCCGACGTGCGAGAGGTATCTCTGAAGCCGGAGTTGTTCTCCAGCTCGGAGAACACCGCGATCATCCGGTTCGCTGAGGGGATGTCCCGAGAGGACATCGAGATGCAGCGGGTGATCATGCTGAACGTCGACCCGCCGGACCACACCAAGCTGCGCAGGATTGTCTCTCGCGGCTTCACCCCCAGAGCGATCCGCATGATCGAGGAGGCTCTCTCCGAGCGCGCCGAGAAGATCGTGCAAGAGGCTGCCTCGCGCGGGAGCGGCGACTTCGTCACGGACGTCGCGTGCGAGTTGCCCCTCCAGGCGATCGCGGAACTGATCGGAGTCCCCCAGGAGGAGCGGTCGAAGATATTCGACTGGTCCAACCAGATGATCGCCTACGACGACCCGGAGTACGACATCGACCCGGTGATCGCATCCGCCGAGCTGATCAACTACGCGATGGCTCTTGGTCAGGACCGGACCGAGAAGCCGCGCGACGACATAGTGACCAAGCTGGTCAGCGCGGACGTCGACGGCAGGGGGCTTACCCCCGACGAGTTCGCCTTCTTCGTCCTGCTCCTCGCCGTCGCCGGCAACGAGACCACCCGCAACGCGATAACCCACGGGATGATGGCCTTCTTCGACTTCCCGGACCAGTGGGAGCTGTACAAGGCCGAGCGCCCTGCGACTACCGCAGACGAGGTTGTCCGGTGGGCGACGCCGGTGGTCATCTTCCAGAGGACAGCGCTCGAGGAGACGTCCATCGGAGGAGTTGACATCAAGGGCGGGCAGCGGGTCGGCCTTTGCTACAGCGCCGCCAACCGTGACCCCGAGGTGTTCGACAACCCTGAAATCTTCGACATAACCAGGGACCCAAACCCGCACGTCGGTTTCGGCGGTGGCGGCCCGCACTACTGCCTTGGAGCCAACCTCGCGAAAGTCGAGATCAACCTGATGTTCAACGCTCTTGGCGATCACATGCCTGACGTCGCCCCAGCGGGCGGCGCGCGCCGGCTCCGGTCCCCGTGGATCAACGGAATCAAGGAGCTTCCCGTGAGGTACCACCGATGA
- a CDS encoding SDR family NAD(P)-dependent oxidoreductase, with protein MNRLEGRTAIVTGAASGIGLSTARRLASEGAAVACLDLSAEGAEKAASEISSAGHKATAIACDVSDPTSVRRAVEDAAGQVGEPDILCNIAGIGRFYNTHELKPEEWNRIIAVNLTGTFLVSQAVLPYVLDRGGVIVNTASTSGLVAQPWQAAYCASKGGVIMFTKALALEYWDRKLRVNAICPGGVETPMVTEFSELPPGAEFKRITRYISPLGFCSPDEIAALFAYVASDEARYMTGSIISLDGGITL; from the coding sequence ATGAATCGTTTGGAGGGCCGCACCGCGATCGTTACGGGCGCGGCGTCCGGGATCGGCCTGTCGACCGCTCGCCGGCTCGCGTCCGAAGGTGCCGCGGTGGCTTGTTTGGACCTGTCCGCCGAAGGCGCGGAGAAGGCTGCGTCGGAGATCTCGTCCGCCGGTCACAAGGCGACGGCTATAGCCTGCGATGTCTCCGATCCCACGAGCGTCCGGCGCGCGGTCGAGGACGCGGCCGGTCAGGTGGGCGAGCCGGACATCCTCTGCAACATCGCCGGGATAGGACGCTTCTACAACACCCACGAGCTGAAGCCGGAAGAATGGAACCGGATCATTGCGGTGAACCTCACCGGCACCTTCCTCGTGTCTCAGGCAGTGCTTCCTTACGTGCTCGACCGCGGCGGGGTGATCGTGAACACGGCGTCGACGTCCGGTCTGGTCGCGCAACCCTGGCAGGCCGCGTACTGCGCGTCCAAGGGAGGCGTGATCATGTTCACCAAGGCCCTCGCCCTCGAGTACTGGGATCGCAAGCTGCGGGTCAATGCGATCTGCCCCGGCGGGGTGGAAACCCCGATGGTCACGGAGTTTTCCGAATTGCCGCCTGGAGCGGAGTTCAAGCGGATAACCCGCTACATCTCGCCGCTCGGGTTTTGCAGCCCGGACGAGATAGCGGCCCTTTTCGCGTACGTGGCGTCGGATGAAGCCAGGTACATGACCGGTTCCATCATCTCCCTGGACGGTGGGATCACCCTGTGA